Proteins encoded together in one Scytonema millei VB511283 window:
- a CDS encoding chemotaxis protein CheC, with the protein MSYAKPSDKFLASRGISLVKQLTVDQIDALKELINIGVGRAASLLNEMVGFPICLEIPFIQVFTVEDLQQELIARFNSNYLATVRLEFSGSINGSAELVFPTESASTLVSILTGEDLGSPDLDAVKIGTLTEVGNIVINGVIGSLGNLLKQRMNYLIPTYTEDTVENLFAAVEPDDSTIVLAQASFTIEQLQVIGDLIFIFELQTFDQLIAAIEEVA; encoded by the coding sequence ATGAGCTACGCCAAACCGTCCGACAAGTTTTTAGCTTCTAGAGGTATATCTCTCGTGAAGCAGTTGACAGTAGACCAAATTGATGCTTTAAAAGAGTTGATTAATATTGGCGTGGGTCGAGCTGCCAGTCTCTTAAATGAAATGGTTGGTTTTCCCATCTGCCTGGAGATCCCCTTCATTCAGGTATTCACTGTTGAAGATTTGCAGCAAGAATTAATTGCTAGATTTAATAGTAACTATTTAGCTACTGTAAGGTTGGAATTTTCAGGCTCCATTAATGGCAGCGCAGAGCTAGTATTTCCTACCGAGAGTGCATCAACACTCGTATCTATTCTCACAGGAGAAGATCTAGGCTCTCCCGATCTTGATGCAGTGAAAATTGGCACTTTAACCGAGGTAGGTAATATTGTCATCAACGGCGTAATAGGTTCGCTGGGCAATCTATTGAAGCAGCGGATGAATTACTTAATTCCTACATACACGGAAGATACTGTAGAAAATTTATTTGCTGCTGTTGAGCCAGATGACTCCACAATTGTATTGGCGCAAGCAAGTTTTACAATCGAACAGCTTCAAGTGATTGGCGATCTTATTTTTATATTTGAATTGCAAACGTTCGACCAACTTATTGCAGCGATCGAAGAAGTGGCATAG
- a CDS encoding response regulator, whose translation MISVLIVDDAAFSRRMIRKFLQADGYEIWEATNGKEALSIVRDRAPDCLVTDILMPDMNGFELIQTLKEQGLAIPTIIISADIQESSRQRGYNLGAAAFINKPPKEDELRQTVRQVFSF comes from the coding sequence ATGATATCTGTTTTAATAGTTGATGATGCTGCATTCAGCCGCCGGATGATTCGCAAATTTTTGCAAGCTGATGGCTATGAGATTTGGGAAGCGACGAACGGCAAAGAAGCATTAAGTATCGTTCGCGATCGCGCTCCAGATTGCTTGGTAACAGACATTCTCATGCCTGATATGAATGGGTTTGAATTGATCCAAACTTTAAAAGAACAGGGATTGGCTATTCCCACAATTATTATCTCAGCAGATATTCAAGAAAGTTCTCGTCAGCGAGGATATAACTTAGGAGCAGCTGCTTTTATCAATAAGCCACCCAAAGAAGATGAGCTACGCCAAACCGTCCGACAAGTTTTTAGCTTCTAG
- a CDS encoding chemotaxis protein CheA — MESLEIDDDIKAFLDESYENLNQIEQVILDLEGNSANSEHLTRIYRALHTIKGNCGFLPLPKLESVAHAGENLLGKLREQHFNLNPQIASTLLQTVDAIRQILTQVEATGNEGDGDYAALIAALQGAGVGNRESGVGGKRAEGDKGEGRAILATSHQSLVTDNCQPSAVNNQLPTTDYQLPTTNPSDSTIRVNVELLDRVMNLVGELVLARNQMVQFAETVADSDLTATCQRLNRVTAQLQEEVLKTRMQPIATIWQKFPRVVRDLAIASGKQVQVEMNGADTELDRTILEAIKDPLTHIVRNCIAHGIETPEIRSSRGKSIQGKLALSAWHEGGTVKIEISDDGNGIDPQQLKQQAQKLGILSAVEAEKIGEAEALNLIFVSGFSTAAQVTNLSGRGVGMDVVKTNLAAIDGTVEVNSQVEQGTKFKLKIPLTLAIIPALVVYSGNHRFAIPQASIQELEQLEVEASLLEIETFYDIPVYRLRGKLLPLVYLNQTLQLQAARADAEIINIVVINADNYYFGLVIDEIQDIQDIVVKPLGKQLRDVSAFAGATILGDGKIAFIIDAVGLANCAGVTSQLQQQLAIATATVLEERTGDRQSILLFHGGSGARMGLLMSQIFRLEEFDPNAVEIVADRPVVQYRNTILPLIYLDRIFGNSDFPESRSPQPPLPRGAKSPQLASDVSEGQSPQPPLSRGAIFPQSLEREGTNEQDDKLQVIVVELDRERSLGLVVECILDIVEEPLAIAGHATRSGILYLAAIQGQVTEILDLHTIVQIVYPYLLQSVNC, encoded by the coding sequence ATGGAGTCACTCGAAATCGATGACGATATCAAAGCATTTTTAGATGAAAGTTACGAAAATCTGAATCAGATCGAGCAAGTTATTCTCGATCTAGAAGGTAATTCTGCAAATTCCGAACATTTAACTCGTATTTATCGCGCTCTCCATACAATTAAAGGTAATTGCGGTTTTTTACCATTGCCCAAACTAGAATCAGTCGCCCATGCAGGAGAAAATTTACTAGGCAAATTGCGGGAACAGCATTTCAATCTCAATCCTCAGATTGCCAGTACTTTACTTCAAACTGTCGATGCAATTCGCCAAATCTTAACCCAAGTTGAAGCGACAGGCAATGAGGGAGATGGTGATTATGCCGCATTAATCGCAGCGTTGCAGGGAGCGGGAGTCGGGAATCGGGAGTCGGGAGTCGGGGGGAAGAGAGCTGAGGGAGACAAGGGAGAGGGGAGAGCAATTCTAGCCACTAGCCACCAGTCACTAGTCACTGATAACTGTCAACCGTCAGCCGTCAACAATCAACTACCGACTACCGACTACCAACTACCAACTACCAATCCATCAGACTCTACAATTCGGGTGAATGTGGAACTGCTCGATCGCGTGATGAATTTAGTGGGTGAGTTGGTTTTGGCTCGTAACCAAATGGTACAATTTGCCGAGACTGTAGCAGACTCAGACTTGACTGCGACTTGCCAACGATTGAATCGAGTGACGGCTCAGCTACAGGAAGAGGTGCTGAAAACTCGGATGCAACCTATTGCCACGATTTGGCAGAAATTTCCTCGCGTGGTGCGCGATTTGGCGATCGCCTCTGGAAAGCAGGTGCAAGTAGAAATGAATGGTGCGGATACGGAACTAGACCGCACTATTCTTGAAGCAATTAAAGACCCTTTAACTCACATTGTCCGCAATTGTATCGCTCACGGAATTGAAACACCGGAAATTCGCAGCAGTCGCGGGAAGTCGATTCAGGGTAAGCTTGCTCTCTCTGCTTGGCATGAAGGTGGCACTGTTAAGATTGAAATTAGCGATGATGGTAACGGGATCGATCCGCAACAGCTCAAACAGCAAGCGCAAAAACTCGGAATTCTCAGTGCAGTCGAAGCAGAAAAGATCGGCGAAGCGGAAGCACTAAATTTGATTTTTGTCTCGGGTTTTTCAACAGCAGCACAAGTCACCAATCTCTCTGGACGGGGTGTCGGGATGGATGTGGTGAAAACCAATTTGGCAGCGATCGATGGCACGGTTGAGGTTAATAGCCAGGTAGAACAAGGAACAAAGTTTAAGCTGAAAATTCCCTTAACGCTGGCAATTATTCCTGCCTTGGTCGTTTATAGTGGGAACCATCGTTTTGCCATTCCTCAAGCAAGCATTCAAGAATTGGAGCAACTGGAAGTAGAGGCATCTTTGCTTGAGATTGAAACATTCTACGATATTCCTGTATATAGGTTGCGTGGCAAATTATTGCCTTTGGTCTATCTAAACCAAACATTACAACTACAGGCAGCAAGAGCCGATGCAGAGATTATTAATATAGTTGTTATCAATGCGGATAACTACTACTTTGGTTTAGTTATCGATGAAATTCAAGACATCCAAGATATTGTCGTCAAACCTTTGGGCAAACAACTGCGAGATGTCTCAGCTTTTGCGGGAGCAACAATTCTTGGTGATGGCAAAATCGCATTTATTATCGATGCCGTTGGTTTAGCAAATTGTGCTGGTGTGACTTCGCAATTACAGCAGCAACTGGCGATCGCCACAGCTACCGTATTAGAAGAACGCACGGGCGATCGCCAGTCGATCTTGCTTTTTCATGGCGGATCGGGCGCACGAATGGGTTTACTGATGTCTCAGATTTTCCGTTTAGAAGAATTCGATCCGAATGCGGTGGAAATTGTGGCAGATCGACCTGTAGTGCAATACCGAAATACAATTTTGCCTTTGATTTACTTGGATCGAATATTCGGTAATTCTGATTTTCCTGAAAGTAGATCCCCCCAACCCCCCTTGCCAAGGGGGGCAAAATCGCCTCAACTTGCCTCTGATGTTTCAGAAGGGCAATCTCCCCAACCCCCCTTGTCAAGGGGGGCAATCTTTCCCCAATCCTTGGAAAGGGAGGGTACAAATGAGCAAGATGATAAACTGCAAGTCATTGTTGTAGAGCTAGATCGAGAGCGCAGTCTTGGTTTGGTAGTAGAATGCATTCTCGATATTGTTGAGGAACCACTGGCGATCGCGGGTCATGCGACTCGATCCGGTATCCTGTATTTGGCAGCTATTCAGGGTCAAGTTACCGAGATTCTCGACCTGCATACAATAGTTCAAATTGTCTATCCGTATTTACTTCAATCAGTTAACTGTTAA
- a CDS encoding chemotaxis protein CheW yields MTKIQQYCTFFINKIHFGIDIKQVQEVIRLPEINPVPLAPVDICGLINLRGKIVTVIDLQYRLGMGQSLPSSISYLELDEEFLAHNIIVQTKDEIAGLLVEDIGDMLEFTSDRFEPLPATLTGQMRKVLRGTYSLSQGFLMILDIEKVLKV; encoded by the coding sequence ATGACAAAAATTCAGCAATATTGTACTTTCTTTATTAACAAAATTCATTTCGGGATCGACATCAAACAGGTACAAGAAGTCATTCGTCTTCCTGAGATAAATCCCGTACCACTTGCGCCTGTTGATATTTGTGGTTTAATTAATTTGCGCGGAAAAATTGTGACAGTCATCGATTTACAATATAGGTTAGGAATGGGTCAAAGCTTGCCGTCTTCTATCTCTTATCTAGAGTTAGATGAAGAATTTTTGGCTCATAACATTATTGTTCAAACCAAGGATGAGATTGCTGGCTTGCTCGTAGAAGACATAGGCGATATGTTGGAATTTACATCAGATCGCTTTGAGCCTTTACCCGCTACGTTAACGGGTCAAATGCGGAAAGTATTACGAGGTACATACTCATTATCACAAGGATTTTTAATGATTTTAGATATTGAAAAAGTTTTAAAAGTTTAG
- a CDS encoding methyl-accepting chemotaxis protein gives MADANQSSQPSTESLESSENSERLSNRKVTQTGSKTRTSTRQRSENKTQLQPLLKAIQAVKNGDLTVRLSEENGLGEVAKEFNQMVSQIDLFAGEVTRVTWELGTEGKLDARATVEGAAGTWKELIDNTNAMSANLAEQMRSIADVTSAISQGNLSQQIEAQNAGEFQDLTQSVNQMIANLKASMKQIADISTTVASAAEETTAVSTEMAENATQTAEQATSASASAEQVSTNATSVATAVEEMNASIREIAKNAAVGAQVANTAVQTADRTNDTITKLGQSSGEIGKVIKVITSIAQQTNLLALNATSKKLRGAQIPIPAASGRGITEFALRDALPLCS, from the coding sequence ATGGCTGATGCTAATCAATCCAGTCAACCATCCACAGAAAGCTTAGAGTCTTCAGAAAATTCTGAAAGATTATCAAATAGAAAAGTAACTCAAACGGGTAGTAAAACTAGAACGAGTACTAGGCAAAGAAGCGAGAATAAAACGCAACTACAACCGCTATTGAAAGCTATACAAGCGGTAAAAAATGGCGATCTAACTGTGCGTTTATCTGAAGAAAATGGGTTGGGTGAAGTTGCCAAAGAGTTCAACCAAATGGTAAGTCAAATCGATCTTTTCGCAGGCGAAGTGACGCGGGTAACGTGGGAATTGGGGACGGAAGGCAAACTAGATGCTCGTGCTACCGTTGAGGGTGCTGCTGGGACTTGGAAAGAGCTAATCGACAACACAAATGCAATGTCTGCCAATCTCGCAGAGCAGATGAGAAGCATAGCTGATGTCACATCAGCTATATCTCAGGGTAATCTCTCTCAACAAATTGAAGCGCAAAATGCAGGAGAGTTTCAAGACTTGACGCAGAGCGTCAATCAGATGATCGCCAATCTCAAAGCTTCCATGAAACAGATTGCCGATATATCAACTACAGTCGCTTCTGCTGCGGAAGAAACAACAGCAGTAAGCACCGAAATGGCAGAAAACGCGACTCAAACTGCCGAACAAGCAACATCTGCTTCCGCATCCGCCGAACAAGTGAGTACCAATGCTACCAGCGTCGCTACAGCAGTAGAAGAAATGAACGCCAGCATCCGCGAGATTGCCAAAAACGCAGCTGTAGGAGCGCAGGTAGCCAATACAGCCGTTCAAACTGCCGATCGCACCAACGATACAATTACTAAATTAGGGCAAAGTAGCGGTGAAATTGGCAAAGTCATCAAGGTGATTACATCTATTGCCCAGCAGACAAATTTATTAGCGCTGAATGCCACAAGTAAAAAGTTGCGGGGCGCTCAAATTCCTATCCCCGCCGCAAGCGGACGGGGCATTACGGAATTTGCCCTTCGGGACGCACTCCCGCTGTGTTCATGA